One segment of Cynocephalus volans isolate mCynVol1 chromosome 8, mCynVol1.pri, whole genome shotgun sequence DNA contains the following:
- the RPS8 gene encoding small ribosomal subunit protein eS8 translates to MGISRDNWHKRRKTGGKRKPYHKKRKYELGRPAANTKIGPRRIHTVRVRGGNKKYRALRLDVGNFSWGSECCTRKTRIIDVVYNASNNELVRTKTLVKNCIVLIDSTPYRQWYESHYALPLGRKKGAKLTPEEEEILNKKRSKKIQKKYDERKKNAKISSLLEEQFQQGKLLACIASRPGQCGRADGYVLEGKELEFYLRKIKARKGK, encoded by the exons ATGG GTATCTCTCGGGACAACTGGCACAAACGCCGCAAAACCGGGGGCAAGAGAAAGCCCTACCACAAAAAGCGGAAGTATGAGCTGGGACGGCCCGCTGCCAACACTAAG ATTGGCCCCCGGCGCATACACACGGTCCGTGTGCGAGGAGGCAACAAGAAGTATCGTGCCCTGAGGCTGGACGTGGGGAACTTCTCCTGGGGCTCTGAGT GTTGTACTCGGAAAACAAGGATTATCGATGTTGTCTACAATGCGTCCAATAATGAGCTGGTCCGCACCAAGACCTTGGTGAAGAACTGCATTGTGCTCATTGATAGCACACCGTACCGACAGTGGTACGAGTCTCACTATGCACTGCCCCTAGGCCGCAAGAAGGGGGCCAAGCTG ACACCTGAGGAGGAAgagattttaaacaaaaaacgatcaaagaaaattcagaagaagtatgatgaaaggaaaaagaatgccaAAATCAGCAGTCTTCTGGAGGAGCAATTCCAGCAAGGAAAGCTTCTTG CGTGCATTGCATCAAGACCTGGCCAGTGTGGCCGAGCAGATGGCTATGTGCTAGAGGGCAAGGAGTTGGAGTTCTACCTGAGGAAAATCAAGGCACGGAAAGGCAAATAa